The following coding sequences are from one Nymphalis io chromosome 5, ilAglIoxx1.1, whole genome shotgun sequence window:
- the LOC126768729 gene encoding cuticle protein 7-like produces the protein MFSKIVALSAVLAAANAGILPLHHAAAVSSQSIIRHDTPVHYAHAAPLIHAAPVQSAHIVHSAPIVHAAPVVHAAPIAIAHEYSHPKYDFSYSVADPHTGDHKSQHESRDGGSVHGSYSLVEPDGSVRKVEYTADDHHGFNAVVHKTVGHHPAPVVHAAPVVHSAPLVHAAPIAHIAYAPLAHGHHGLHY, from the exons ATGTTCTCTAAA atcGTCGCCCTCAGCGCTGTGTTGGCCGCTGCCAACGCTGGCATCCTACCTCTTCACCACGCTGCGGCTGTGTCATCCCAAAGCATCATCCGACATGATACCCCCGTGCACTACGCACACGCAGCACCTCTGATCCACGCCGCACCAGTCCAGTCTGCTCACATTGTCCACTCTGCCCCTATTGTCCATGCCGCTCCCGTCGTCCACGCTGCTCCCATCGCTATTGCTCATGAATAC tcTCACCCCAAATACGACTTCTCTTACTCCGTTGCTGACCCCCACACCGGTGATCACAAGTCCCAACACGAGAGCCGCGACGGTGGTTCCGTGCACGGAAGCTACTCTCTCGTTGAGCCTGACGGTTCCGTCCGCAAAGTAGAATACACCGCTGATGACCACCACGG TTTCAACGCCGTTGTCCACAAGACTGTTGGCCACCACCCAGCCCCCGTCGTCCACGCCGCTCCCGTGGTCCACTCTGCCCCTCTCGTTCACGCCGCACCAATCGCTCACATCGCCTACGCTCCTCTAGCACATGGTCATCATGGTCTCCATTACTAA